A single region of the Peromyscus eremicus chromosome 16_21, PerEre_H2_v1, whole genome shotgun sequence genome encodes:
- the LOC131893936 gene encoding cytochrome c oxidase assembly factor 5, translated as MPRYYEDKPEGGACAGVKEDLGACLLQSACVLQEGKSPRQCLKEGYCRALQYSFFECKRSMLDTRSRFRGRKGY; from the exons ATGCCCCGGTATTATGAGGACAAGCCGGAGGGCGGCGCGTGCGCGGGCGTGAAGGAGGACCTGGGCGCGTGTCTGCTGCAGTCGGCCTGTGTGCTCCAG GAAGGAAAATCCCCACGGCAGTGTTTGAAGGAAGGATACTGCAGAGCTTTGCAGTATTCGTTTTTTGAGTGTAAAAGATCAATG TTGGATACCAGATCAAGattcagaggaagaaaaggataTTGA